The Kordia sp. SMS9 genome window below encodes:
- the mce gene encoding methylmalonyl-CoA epimerase has product MNKIEHIGIAVKDIDASNRLFAKLFNKEHYKMEAVESEGVKTSFFQLGESKIELLEATRDDSPIAKFIAKKGEGVHHIAFDVTDIHAEVARLKEEGFVVLNETPKKGADNKLVVFLHPKSTNGTLIELCQERI; this is encoded by the coding sequence GTGAATAAAATAGAACATATCGGAATCGCCGTAAAAGATATTGACGCTTCCAATCGGTTATTTGCCAAATTATTCAACAAAGAACATTATAAAATGGAAGCAGTGGAAAGTGAAGGTGTGAAAACTTCTTTTTTCCAGCTAGGCGAAAGCAAAATAGAGTTGTTAGAAGCCACGCGAGACGACAGTCCCATTGCAAAATTTATCGCTAAAAAAGGCGAAGGTGTGCATCATATTGCCTTTGATGTAACGGACATTCATGCTGAGGTGGCACGTTTAAAAGAAGAAGGTTTCGTTGTACTCAATGAAACTCCCAAAAAAGGTGCTGACAACAAATTGGTGGTCTTTTTACATCCAAAATCAACCAATGGCACGCTGATAGAGTTGTGTCAGGAACGAATTTAA
- the rbfA gene encoding 30S ribosome-binding factor RbfA has protein sequence MESNRQKKIASVLQKDLVDILQGAARSGGLTNVIISVTKVNVTVDLSVAKVYLSIFPHNKSQELLKGIQSNASLIKHDLAQRVRHQLRKVPSLTFYVDDSLEYIENIEKSLKGDENPIEDRDLLDKRKKT, from the coding sequence ATCGAAAGTAACAGACAGAAAAAAATAGCAAGTGTACTACAAAAAGATTTGGTAGACATTTTGCAAGGTGCAGCAAGAAGTGGCGGATTGACGAACGTTATTATTTCAGTAACAAAAGTGAACGTCACTGTGGATCTTTCCGTAGCCAAAGTATATTTGAGCATTTTTCCACATAATAAATCACAAGAATTACTAAAGGGAATTCAGTCAAACGCGTCTTTAATCAAACATGATTTAGCACAGCGTGTGCGACACCAATTGCGCAAAGTACCTAGTTTAACGTTTTATGTAGACGATTCTTTAGAATACATTGAAAACATTGAAAAATCGTTAAAAGGCGACGAAAACCCAATTGAGGATCGTGATTTATTAGATAAAAGAAAAAAGACGTAA
- a CDS encoding ABC transporter permease produces MKFALYIAKRYLLSKSSQNAINIINIVTSVVVVIGALALFIVLAGFAGLKTFSLSFSNDFDPDIKIEAAIGKTFRVNASQRNALEEIPEIVSFSQVVEERVVLSYKNKHHIANIKGVDRYFKEVNAVDSILYVGKWIDPIQYQEAVIGIGISNLLGVIANDPSNLLEIIVPKPGTKSITSSSKAPYEQVKVFTSGIYRINEDLDDKYVFTNLELAQELLELEINQVTHIEFNILPEADESAVKAQISTIFNDEISTKSRIELNDALYKMLNTENLAIYLIFTLVLILALFNVVGAIVMMILDKRGNLKTLFSMGTTVKQIKRIFFFQGIIITTLGGLLGIILGVIVVYLQLEYKLFYITPTLPYPVELQFMNCITVFFTITILGILASYLASRRITKGFIANS; encoded by the coding sequence TTGAAATTCGCTTTGTACATAGCCAAGCGATATTTGCTTTCTAAAAGTTCGCAAAACGCTATCAATATTATCAACATTGTTACAAGTGTCGTAGTAGTGATTGGTGCCTTGGCTTTGTTCATTGTCCTTGCTGGATTTGCAGGATTAAAAACCTTTAGCTTGTCTTTTAGTAATGATTTTGATCCTGATATTAAGATTGAAGCTGCTATAGGAAAAACTTTTCGCGTCAACGCTTCACAACGTAATGCGCTAGAAGAAATTCCCGAAATTGTATCGTTTTCACAAGTGGTAGAAGAGCGTGTGGTATTGAGTTATAAAAACAAACATCACATCGCCAATATTAAAGGTGTTGATCGCTATTTTAAGGAAGTCAATGCGGTTGACAGTATTTTATATGTTGGAAAGTGGATCGATCCAATTCAGTATCAAGAAGCAGTAATTGGTATTGGTATTTCCAATCTTTTAGGTGTCATTGCGAATGATCCTAGTAATTTGCTCGAAATTATTGTTCCAAAGCCTGGTACAAAAAGTATTACCAGTAGCTCTAAAGCTCCGTATGAGCAAGTAAAAGTGTTCACTAGCGGAATTTATCGTATCAATGAAGATTTGGATGATAAATATGTCTTTACCAATTTAGAATTAGCACAGGAATTATTGGAATTGGAAATCAATCAAGTGACACATATTGAATTTAATATTCTTCCAGAAGCTGATGAAAGCGCAGTGAAAGCACAAATTTCCACTATTTTTAATGACGAAATTAGTACCAAAAGTCGTATCGAATTAAACGACGCATTGTACAAAATGCTAAACACTGAAAACTTAGCTATTTACCTAATTTTCACTTTAGTATTAATTCTTGCCTTATTCAACGTAGTTGGTGCCATTGTCATGATGATTTTAGACAAACGCGGCAACTTAAAAACGCTTTTCAGCATGGGAACCACCGTGAAACAAATAAAGCGTATTTTCTTTTTTCAAGGCATTATTATTACCACTTTGGGAGGATTGTTAGGCATCATTCTCGGAGTTATTGTCGTGTATTTACAATTAGAATACAAACTATTTTACATTACACCAACATTGCCTTATCCAGTAGAATTACAGTTTATGAACTGCATTACTGTATTCTTCACAATTACGATTTTAGGAATACTCGCTTCATATTTAGCAAGTAGACGAATTACCAAAGGGTTTATTGCAAATTCTTGA